One segment of Solanum lycopersicum chromosome 1, SLM_r2.1 DNA contains the following:
- the CYP51 gene encoding sterol C14-demetylase isoform X1, with product MVGIRTLTNKLTNKGYFSAMELGDNKILNVGLLLVATLLVAKLISALIMPRSKKRLPPVVKAWPIVGGLIRFLKGPVVMLRQEYPKLGSVFTLNLLNKNITFFIGPEVSAHFFKAPETDLSQQEVYQFNVPTFGPGVVFDVDYTIRQEQFRFFTEALRVTKLKGYVDQMVTEAEEYFSKWGESGEVDLKYELEHLIILTASRCLLGEEVRNKLFDDVSALFHDLDNGMLPISVIFPYLPIPAHRRRDNARKKLAEIFANIINSRKRTGKAENDMLQCFIDSKYKDGRPTTEGEITGLLIAALFAGQHTSSITSTWTGSYLLTNNKYMSAVVDEQKNLMKKHGNKVDHDILSEMEVLYRCIKEALRLHPPLIMLLRSSHSEFSVTTREGKEYDIPKGHIVATSPAFANRLPHIFKNPDTYDPDRFGPGREEDKAAGAFSYISFGGGRHGCLGEPFAYLQIKAIWSHLLRNFEFELISPFPEIDWNAMVVGVKGEVMVKYKRRKLSVE from the exons ATGGTGGGAATTCGAACCCTCACTAATAAGCTCACTAATAAG GGATATTTTTCAGCTATGGAGTTAGGTGACAACAAGATTTTGAATGTGGGGTTGCTTTTAGTTGCAACCCTTTTGGTAGCAAAGCTCATATCTGCACTAATTATGCCCAGATCTAAGAAGCGTTTGCCTCCAGTGGTTAAGGCATGGCCTATTGTTGGTGGGTTGATCCGTTTTCTTAAAGGGCCAGTTGTGATGCTTAGACAGGAGTATCCAAAGCTTGGGAGTGTGTTTACTCTGAATTTGTTGAACAAGAACATCACATTCTTCATTGGTCCAGAAGTTTCTGCACATTTTTTCAAAGCCCCAGAAACAGATCTTAGCCAACAAGAGGTTTATCAGTTCAATGTGCCTACCTTTGGACCTGGTGTGGTTTTTGATGTTGATTATACAATTAGGCAGGAACAGTTCAGGTTCTTTACTGAAGCTCTCAGAGTCACTAAGTTGAAGGGCTATGTAGATCAGATGGTTACAGAAGCTGAG GAATACTTCTCGAAATGGGGTGAGAGTGGTGAAGTAGACCTAAAGTATGAACTGGAGCATCTTATCATATTGACAGCTAGTAGATGTCTGTTGGGAGAAGAGGTCCGCAATAAACTCTTTGACGATGTGTCTGCTCTCTTCCATGACCTGGACAATGGGATGCTCCCTATCAGTGTTATCTTTCCCTACCTTCCAATTCCAGCCCATCGCCGACGTGACAATGCCAGGAAGAAGCTAGCAGAGATCTTTGCAAACATCATAAATTCTCGAAAACGTACAGGCAAGGCAGAGAATGATATGTTACAATGCTTCATTGACTCAAAGTACAAAGATGGACGGCCAACAACAGAGGGTGAGATCACAGGTCTTCTGATTGCTGCTCTTTTCGCTGGGCAGCACACCAGTTCGATCACTTCCACTTGGACAGGGTCATACCTCCTCACCAACAACAAGTACATGTCGGCTGTTGTAGATGAACAGAAGAATCTGATGAAGAAACACGGGAATAAGGTTGATCACGATATCCTTTCCGAGATGGAAGTCCTCTACAGATGCATAAAGGAAGCCCTCAGACTCCATCCTCCACTGATAATGCTTCTGCGTAGTTCACATAGCGAATTCAGTGTTACAACCAGAGAAGGAAAAGAGTATGACATTCCCAAGGGACATATCGTTGCAACCTCACCTGCTTTTGCAAACAGGCTGCCACATATCTTCAAGAATCCAGATACTTACGACCCTGATAGGTTCGGCCCTGGTAGAGAAGAAGATAAGGCTGCAGGAGCATTCTCATATATTTCTTTTGGTGGAGGCAGACATGGTTGTCTTGGAGAACCATTTGCTTATCTGCAGATTAAAGCAATATGGAGTCACTTGCTGAGAAATTTCGAGTTTGAACTGATCTCGCCTTTCCCTGAAATTGACTGGAACGCTATGGTTGTCGGTGTCAAAGGGGAAGTAATGGTGAAGTACAAGCGCCGAAAGCTCTCTGTTGAATAA
- the CYP51 gene encoding sterol C14-demetylase (The RefSeq protein has 1 substitution compared to this genomic sequence), producing MELGDNKILNVGLLLVATLLVAKLISALIMPRSKKRLPPVVKAWPIVGGLIRFLKGPVVMLRQEYPKLGSVFTLNLLNKNITFFIGPEVSAHFFKAPETDLSQQEVYQFNVPTFGPGVVFDVDYTIRQEQFRFFTEALRVTKLKGYVDQMVTEAEEYFSKWGESGEVDLKYELEHLIILTASRCLLGEEVRNKLFDDVSALFHDLDNGMLPISVIFPYLPIPAHRRRDNARKKLAEIFANIINSRKRTGKAENDMLQCFIDSKYKDGRPTTEGEITGLLIAALFAGQHTSSITSTWTGSYLLTNDKYMSAVVDEQKNLMKKHGNKVDHDILSEMEVLYRCIKEALRLHPPLIMLLRSSHSEFSVTTREGKEYDIPKGHIVATSPAFANRLPHIFKNPDTYDPDRFGPGREEDKAAGAFSYISFGGGRHGCLGEPFAYLQIKAIWSHLLRNFEFELISPFPEIDWNAMVVGVKGEVMVKYKRRKLSVE from the exons ATGGAGTTAGGTGACAACAAGATTTTGAATGTGGGGTTGCTTTTAGTTGCAACCCTTTTGGTAGCAAAGCTCATATCTGCACTAATTATGCCCAGATCTAAGAAGCGTTTGCCTCCAGTGGTTAAGGCATGGCCTATTGTTGGTGGGTTGATCCGTTTTCTTAAAGGGCCAGTTGTGATGCTTAGACAGGAGTATCCAAAGCTTGGGAGTGTGTTTACTCTGAATTTGTTGAACAAGAACATCACATTCTTCATTGGTCCAGAAGTTTCTGCACATTTTTTCAAAGCCCCAGAAACAGATCTTAGCCAACAAGAGGTTTATCAGTTCAATGTGCCTACCTTTGGACCTGGTGTGGTTTTTGATGTTGATTATACAATTAGGCAGGAACAGTTCAGGTTCTTTACTGAAGCTCTCAGAGTCACTAAGTTGAAGGGCTATGTAGATCAGATGGTTACAGAAGCTGAG GAATACTTCTCGAAATGGGGTGAGAGTGGTGAAGTAGACCTAAAGTATGAACTGGAGCATCTTATCATATTGACAGCTAGTAGATGTCTGTTGGGAGAAGAGGTCCGCAATAAACTCTTTGACGATGTGTCTGCTCTCTTCCATGACCTGGACAATGGGATGCTCCCTATCAGTGTTATCTTTCCCTACCTTCCAATTCCAGCCCATCGCCGACGTGACAATGCCAGGAAGAAGCTAGCAGAGATCTTTGCAAACATCATAAATTCTCGAAAACGTACAGGCAAGGCAGAGAATGATATGTTACAATGCTTCATTGACTCAAAGTACAAAGATGGACGGCCAACAACAGAGGGTGAGATCACAGGTCTTCTGATTGCTGCTCTTTTCGCTGGGCAGCACACCAGTTCGATCACTTCCACTTGGACAGGGTCATACCTCCTCACCAACAACAAGTACATGTCGGCTGTTGTAGATGAACAGAAGAATCTGATGAAGAAACACGGGAATAAGGTTGATCACGATATCCTTTCCGAGATGGAAGTCCTCTACAGATGCATAAAGGAAGCCCTCAGACTCCATCCTCCACTGATAATGCTTCTGCGTAGTTCACATAGCGAATTCAGTGTTACAACCAGAGAAGGAAAAGAGTATGACATTCCCAAGGGACATATCGTTGCAACCTCACCTGCTTTTGCAAACAGGCTGCCACATATCTTCAAGAATCCAGATACTTACGACCCTGATAGGTTCGGCCCTGGTAGAGAAGAAGATAAGGCTGCAGGAGCATTCTCATATATTTCTTTTGGTGGAGGCAGACATGGTTGTCTTGGAGAACCATTTGCTTATCTGCAGATTAAAGCAATATGGAGTCACTTGCTGAGAAATTTCGAGTTTGAACTGATCTCGCCTTTCCCTGAAATTGACTGGAACGCTATGGTTGTCGGTGTCAAAGGGGAAGTAATGGTGAAGTACAAGCGCCGAAAGCTCTCTGTTGAATAA